In one Fodinicola acaciae genomic region, the following are encoded:
- a CDS encoding flavoprotein: MTSVKLVVCAAPPARRIGRLVEIGHERGWDVEVLATPSGVDFLDADKVEAATLSPVVVGGHHAADPRSIRADGIIVAPATFNTICKLAAGIADSYALAVVAEAIGEGIPTVVVPYVGAGMAARTPFLRAVRALHAEEVSVLMPDPTGPPLVRPVPAVPRSAAALADAADGFPFHGAADELLRIMTGRRSEVRRVRSDVG; encoded by the coding sequence ATGACATCCGTCAAGCTGGTGGTCTGCGCGGCGCCGCCGGCGCGCCGGATCGGCCGGCTCGTGGAGATCGGCCACGAACGCGGGTGGGATGTCGAGGTGCTGGCCACGCCGTCCGGTGTCGACTTCCTGGATGCCGACAAGGTCGAGGCCGCCACCCTCTCGCCCGTCGTCGTCGGCGGCCACCATGCCGCCGATCCACGCTCGATCCGCGCCGACGGCATCATCGTCGCGCCGGCCACCTTCAACACCATCTGCAAACTCGCCGCCGGCATCGCCGACTCGTACGCCCTCGCCGTCGTCGCCGAGGCGATCGGCGAAGGCATCCCGACCGTCGTCGTCCCGTACGTCGGCGCCGGCATGGCCGCCCGCACGCCCTTCCTCCGAGCCGTACGCGCGTTGCACGCCGAGGAGGTCAGCGTCCTCATGCCCGACCCGACCGGCCCGCCGCTCGTACGCCCCGTGCCAGCCGTACCCCGATCGGCAGCCGCACTGGCCGATGCCGCCGACGGCTTCCCCTTCCACGGCGCCGCCGACGAGTTGTTGCGGATCATGACCGGCCGCCGATCAGAGGTGCGCCGCGTCCGGTCTGACGTGGGGTAG
- a CDS encoding barstar family protein, with product MSRLTSTLLNGSKPPGMYRWLSRAHPAAISRELESTGWQLHVLEGGRAKDAPTFFDECARTLEFPAWFGRNWDALADCLSDLSWLSATTHVLLWERCRVLARRDPVAWANAGEIMAEKAAESGRHGVPPLYVLLRGDGPGDSIPLL from the coding sequence ATGAGCAGGCTCACCAGCACCCTGTTGAACGGCAGCAAGCCGCCGGGTATGTACCGGTGGCTGTCGCGGGCCCATCCGGCCGCGATCAGTCGCGAGCTGGAGAGCACCGGCTGGCAGCTGCACGTCCTGGAAGGCGGTCGCGCCAAGGACGCGCCGACCTTCTTCGACGAGTGCGCGCGGACGCTGGAGTTTCCGGCCTGGTTCGGCCGTAACTGGGACGCGCTGGCCGACTGCCTTTCCGACCTGAGCTGGCTGTCGGCGACCACGCACGTGTTGCTGTGGGAACGCTGTCGCGTACTCGCCAGGCGCGATCCGGTCGCGTGGGCCAACGCCGGCGAGATCATGGCCGAGAAGGCCGCCGAGTCCGGCCGGCACGGCGTGCCGCCGCTGTACGTGTTGCTGCGCGGCGACGGACCGGGAGACTCCATCCCGCTGCTCTGA
- a CDS encoding ribonuclease domain-containing protein encodes MLSVVLAVLAVLEVVVLAGCGQAAAPERGTRASASSTIVDGLPTVSIGELPPQARATLALIEKGGPFPYRQDGVVFQNRERVLPVRARGYYHEYTVPTPGSRDRGARRIITGGQAERYYTDDHYRSFRRIVS; translated from the coding sequence CTGCTCTCAGTCGTTCTCGCGGTCCTCGCGGTCCTCGAGGTCGTGGTGTTGGCGGGTTGTGGCCAGGCCGCCGCGCCGGAGCGGGGGACACGCGCGTCGGCGTCGTCGACGATCGTCGACGGCCTGCCGACGGTGTCGATCGGCGAGCTGCCGCCGCAGGCCCGCGCGACGCTCGCGCTGATCGAGAAGGGTGGCCCGTTCCCGTACCGGCAGGACGGGGTGGTCTTCCAGAACCGTGAGCGGGTGCTGCCGGTGCGCGCACGCGGCTACTACCACGAGTACACGGTCCCCACACCCGGGTCACGGGACCGGGGAGCCCGCCGGATCATCACCGGCGGGCAGGCGGAACGCTATTACACCGACGACCACTACCGGTCGTTCCGGAGGATCGTGTCATGA
- a CDS encoding lycopene cyclase domain-containing protein has protein sequence MTYTVAALVGVAAALVVDLLVLRTRLVTRRVWWVSYAITLGFQLLVNGILTGRRIVVYAPAAILGWRIAYAPVEDLLFGFALVLLTVSVWVWLGRRGVDRNPRAGA, from the coding sequence GTGACGTACACGGTCGCCGCGCTCGTCGGTGTCGCGGCCGCGCTCGTCGTCGATCTGCTGGTGCTGCGTACGCGGCTGGTCACCCGCCGGGTCTGGTGGGTCTCGTACGCGATCACGCTCGGGTTCCAGCTGCTGGTCAACGGCATCCTGACCGGGCGCCGGATCGTCGTCTACGCGCCGGCGGCGATCCTGGGCTGGCGGATCGCGTACGCGCCGGTGGAGGACCTGCTCTTCGGCTTCGCGCTGGTGCTGCTGACGGTGTCGGTCTGGGTCTGGCTGGGACGCCGTGGAGTGGACCGAAACCCGCGAGCCGGTGCATAG
- a CDS encoding lycopene cyclase domain-containing protein, translated as MAYLLVLAGCLAGALWLEPFLHVHVLRRWRRLALTLLPALVVFGTWDALAIAAGHWTYDLSQLTGVRIGNLPLEEVLFFLVVPTCAVLSFEAVRAVKPHWRAGDE; from the coding sequence GTGGCCTATCTGCTGGTGCTGGCCGGCTGCCTGGCCGGCGCGCTCTGGCTGGAGCCGTTCCTGCACGTACACGTGCTGCGCCGGTGGCGTCGGCTGGCGTTGACGCTGCTGCCGGCCCTGGTGGTCTTCGGGACCTGGGACGCGTTGGCGATCGCGGCCGGGCACTGGACCTATGACCTGAGTCAGCTGACCGGTGTCCGGATCGGCAACCTTCCGCTGGAAGAGGTGCTGTTCTTCCTCGTCGTGCCGACCTGCGCGGTCCTGTCGTTCGAGGCCGTACGCGCGGTCAAGCCGCACTGGCGCGCGGGCGACGAGTGA
- a CDS encoding Rv2175c family DNA-binding protein, translating to MSAEVDRPMSAGVDGEPGAWLVLPDVAEQLKLPVNRVHQLIRDGKLVAVRRDGVLKVPADLVVDGAVVKHLSGLLTLLSDAGYDDEEVVRWLYTADDSLPGTPAQALVENRATEVKRRAQALGF from the coding sequence ATGAGCGCCGAGGTAGACCGGCCGATGTCCGCGGGAGTAGACGGCGAGCCGGGTGCCTGGCTCGTCCTGCCCGACGTGGCCGAGCAGTTAAAACTTCCCGTCAACCGCGTCCATCAGCTCATCCGCGACGGCAAGCTGGTGGCCGTACGCCGCGACGGCGTGCTGAAGGTCCCCGCCGACCTGGTCGTGGACGGGGCGGTCGTCAAACACCTGTCGGGGTTGCTGACCCTGCTGTCCGACGCCGGTTACGACGACGAGGAGGTGGTCCGGTGGCTCTACACCGCCGACGACAGCCTCCCCGGCACGCCGGCGCAGGCGCTGGTGGAAAACCGCGCCACCGAGGTCAAGCGGCGCGCGCAGGCGCTCGGCTTCTAG
- the pknB gene encoding Stk1 family PASTA domain-containing Ser/Thr kinase, with amino-acid sequence MNKTATDPLVGAVLEDRYRIRGMIARGGMATVYHALDERLERTVAIKVIHPAYATDPSFVDRFTREARSIARLSHPNVVAVYDQGSHNGLAFLVMEYVPGRTLRHLLTERGRLAPEEAVGVLGPLLSALAAAHRIGMVHRDVKPENVLLSTDGTVKVADFGLARIAESSRATATKGVMFGTVAYVAPEIVTVGSADPRADVYAAGIVLFEMLTGQPPYRGETPVAVAYQHVHSEMPVPSERAQGVPYALDDLVLHATMREPGARPPDAGAMLAELRDVVSDLGMTAMPPAIEPPAPQWEMPTEAVPKATLLSGPQPPAQTQGANHPSNHPNQPGRAVVPPPQQHDVDVDDLPYDEGPPSRLATLVNAIPPQHRRYVVIAVIAVLAILVGTMAWWLGAGRYVEAPRVVGLTKAAAEAKLTQAGLHAGYDTPAFDEKVPKGSVVSQDPSGGGDVVGGGTVTLVLSKGPERYAVPDVVNQPQAAALNTLRGSHLSPQTTEAYDDKIPAGNVVSTDPAAGTQVKRDAVIKVVVSKGAQPVQLPNLVGQGQSRASDTLSGLGLKVSVKREFSDTVPAGTVLAQDPGPSTVGKGSTVTLTVSKGPNVVTVPDLRGQTADAASAKLRGLGLNPQVQTLPGGQGQVFNQNPPPNSKVALGSTVTLYVF; translated from the coding sequence GTGAACAAGACGGCCACCGATCCCCTCGTCGGAGCGGTGCTCGAGGATCGCTACCGGATCCGCGGGATGATCGCCCGCGGCGGGATGGCGACCGTCTATCACGCCCTGGACGAGCGGCTGGAGCGTACGGTCGCCATCAAGGTCATCCATCCCGCTTACGCGACCGATCCGTCGTTCGTCGACCGGTTCACCCGCGAGGCCCGCAGCATCGCGCGGCTCTCGCACCCCAACGTGGTGGCCGTCTACGACCAGGGCAGCCACAACGGCCTGGCGTTCCTGGTGATGGAGTACGTGCCGGGTCGGACGCTGCGCCACCTGCTCACCGAGCGCGGCCGGCTGGCCCCCGAGGAGGCCGTCGGCGTCCTCGGCCCACTGCTGTCGGCACTGGCGGCCGCGCACCGCATCGGCATGGTGCACCGGGACGTGAAGCCGGAAAACGTGCTGCTCAGCACCGACGGCACGGTCAAGGTGGCCGACTTCGGCCTGGCCAGGATCGCCGAGTCGAGCCGTGCGACGGCGACCAAGGGCGTCATGTTCGGCACGGTCGCGTACGTGGCGCCGGAGATCGTCACGGTTGGCAGCGCCGATCCGCGCGCCGACGTGTACGCGGCCGGCATCGTGCTGTTCGAGATGCTGACCGGCCAGCCGCCGTATCGCGGCGAGACCCCGGTGGCGGTGGCCTACCAGCACGTCCACTCCGAGATGCCGGTGCCGTCCGAGCGCGCGCAGGGCGTGCCGTACGCGCTGGACGACCTGGTGCTGCACGCCACCATGCGCGAGCCCGGCGCACGGCCGCCGGACGCCGGCGCGATGCTCGCCGAGCTGCGTGACGTGGTGAGCGACCTCGGCATGACCGCGATGCCGCCGGCCATCGAGCCGCCGGCGCCGCAGTGGGAGATGCCGACCGAGGCGGTGCCGAAGGCCACCCTGCTCAGCGGACCCCAGCCGCCGGCGCAGACCCAGGGCGCCAACCACCCGAGCAACCATCCCAACCAGCCTGGCCGCGCCGTCGTACCACCGCCGCAGCAACACGACGTCGACGTCGACGACCTGCCATACGACGAGGGCCCGCCGTCGCGGCTGGCCACGCTGGTCAACGCCATCCCGCCACAGCACAGGCGCTACGTGGTGATCGCGGTGATCGCCGTGCTGGCGATCCTGGTCGGCACGATGGCCTGGTGGCTCGGCGCCGGCCGCTACGTCGAGGCACCGAGGGTGGTCGGCCTGACCAAGGCCGCCGCCGAGGCCAAACTGACCCAGGCCGGCCTGCACGCCGGCTACGACACACCGGCCTTCGACGAGAAGGTCCCGAAAGGCAGCGTCGTCAGCCAGGACCCGAGCGGCGGCGGTGACGTCGTCGGCGGCGGCACGGTCACGCTCGTACTGTCCAAGGGACCCGAGCGCTACGCCGTGCCGGACGTGGTCAACCAGCCGCAGGCGGCGGCGTTGAACACGCTGCGCGGCTCGCACCTGAGTCCTCAGACCACCGAGGCGTACGACGACAAGATCCCGGCCGGCAACGTGGTGTCCACCGATCCGGCCGCCGGCACACAGGTCAAGCGTGACGCGGTGATCAAGGTCGTGGTGAGCAAGGGCGCCCAGCCGGTGCAGCTGCCCAACCTGGTCGGCCAGGGCCAGAGCCGCGCGTCCGACACGTTGAGCGGTCTCGGCCTGAAGGTCAGCGTCAAGCGCGAGTTCAGCGACACCGTGCCGGCCGGCACGGTGCTGGCGCAGGACCCCGGACCGAGCACGGTCGGCAAGGGCAGCACGGTCACGCTGACCGTCAGCAAAGGCCCCAACGTGGTGACCGTCCCCGATCTGCGCGGCCAGACCGCCGACGCGGCGAGCGCGAAACTGCGTGGCCTCGGTCTCAATCCGCAGGTGCAGACGCTGCCCGGCGGACAGGGTCAGGTTTTCAACCAGAATCCCCCGCCGAACAGCAAGGTCGCGCTGGGAAGCACCGTCACTTTGTACGTTTTCTAG
- a CDS encoding efflux RND transporter permease subunit, translating into MSLLARLSLAYRSLIAIVAIAVLGFGVWAVPQLKQQLFPELSFPVVSISAAYPGATPAIVEKQLTIPIEQAVRGANGANSVTSTSSSGFASVNVEFDFGTDIDKAVSELQSDVAKISAQLPQNVDPQVRSGSTDSIPVVVLAATSADGNQQALAQRIKNNVIPELQGISGVREATLSGVRDQQITIQLDTKKMKDKDVSISSVVSALSANGINTPGGSLTSDGKTYSVSVGRTFATVNDIRNLFITRDPKLPTGGIPNLSGLGGLGGIPGLGGLPGGLPGGLPGGLPPGGYPGGKPPGGTPPTKPPVTPTPTPSVSCPPGATPSPAPGTPHPTPTCVPTSPSPSTTHSASSSASTSGTPAVAPAAYVAGLPAADPPIPGGGAGAGAGGGAGIPGGVSGSQKPQAPVKLGDIATVTQADSPATSLTRTNGKPSLGISVTATATGNAVAISNAIRDKTKDLEGQAGGDLTVVFDQAPFVQQSIDDLGTEGLLGLAFAVLVILVFLLSIRSTLVTAVSIPLSVMIALIALWAGGYSLNLLTLGALTIAVGRVVDDSIVVLENIKRHLSYGEERQHAVLTGVKEVAGAVTASTLTTVAVFLPIAFVGGLVGQLFAPFGVTVTVALLASLLVSLTVVPVLAYWFLRPPKGTAADVAAAREKAEAKERRGILQRAYVPVLGWTLRHRFITLFVAVLLFFGTLAMYPFLKTNFLDGGQQNTMSISQAMPVGTSLASTDAAAQKVEQVLHDTKGVKSYQVTIGGGGGGRNPFAGGGGGTNASYNITTDPDGNQEAIQNSIRTAVGKLSGAGKITINGASSSGTSNQLSVDVSAADDNVLRQATTQVQQAVAGLSGVTDVTSTLAPTSPQVDVAVNREKAASRGLTDSAVAQAVSAAFDGTTVTKFVVNDNEQNVIVRTVARPQDIEQLRNLVLTTQYGDIKLREVADVQVANGPESITRTDSSRTASVTGNVSGDDLGRINVQLRQKLTALKLPAGATYSIGGVSQQQAEAFGNLGLALVAAIVLVFLVMLTTFRSLIQPLILLVSIPFAATGALGLLLITGIPLGLPALIGLLMLIGIVVTNAIVLIDLINKYRADGLEIRDAIIEGGRHRLRPILMTAVATIFALTPMAVGLTGGGVFISQPLAVVVIGGLVTSTLLTLVLVPVLYSIVEGIKQRRARRRAAKHPVSPAVGPAEGQLVGVVAGPPGWEAADTVEQPRPPAAPPVHPSEMTEAQARAVNQALHHHGEEGDTRELPPTR; encoded by the coding sequence ATGTCCCTTCTCGCCAGACTGAGCCTCGCTTATCGCAGCCTCATCGCGATCGTCGCCATCGCGGTGTTGGGTTTTGGCGTGTGGGCTGTGCCACAGCTGAAACAGCAGCTCTTTCCCGAGCTGAGTTTCCCGGTCGTCAGCATCTCCGCGGCCTATCCCGGTGCCACGCCGGCGATCGTGGAGAAACAGCTGACGATCCCGATCGAGCAGGCCGTACGCGGCGCCAACGGCGCGAATTCGGTCACCTCCACCTCCAGCTCCGGTTTCGCGTCCGTCAACGTGGAATTCGACTTCGGCACCGACATCGACAAAGCGGTCAGCGAGCTGCAAAGCGATGTCGCGAAGATTTCCGCGCAGCTGCCGCAAAACGTCGACCCGCAGGTGCGTTCCGGCAGCACCGACAGCATTCCGGTGGTGGTGCTGGCCGCGACCAGCGCGGACGGCAACCAGCAGGCTTTGGCGCAGCGCATCAAGAACAACGTGATCCCGGAGTTGCAGGGCATTTCCGGCGTACGCGAGGCGACGCTGTCCGGCGTACGCGACCAGCAGATCACCATCCAGCTGGACACCAAGAAAATGAAGGACAAGGACGTCTCGATCAGCTCGGTCGTCAGCGCCCTGTCCGCCAACGGCATCAACACCCCCGGCGGATCCCTGACCAGCGACGGAAAAACCTATTCCGTCTCGGTCGGCCGGACGTTCGCCACGGTCAACGATATTCGTAACCTTTTCATTACCCGCGATCCCAAACTGCCGACCGGCGGCATCCCCAACCTGAGCGGCCTCGGCGGACTCGGCGGCATTCCCGGTCTCGGCGGTCTTCCTGGCGGTCTTCCCGGTGGACTTCCGGGCGGCCTGCCGCCGGGCGGCTATCCCGGTGGAAAGCCGCCGGGGGGCACGCCGCCGACCAAGCCGCCGGTGACCCCGACGCCGACGCCGAGCGTGTCCTGTCCGCCCGGCGCCACCCCGTCGCCGGCACCTGGCACGCCGCATCCGACGCCGACCTGCGTACCGACCTCACCGAGTCCGTCGACCACGCACAGCGCTTCGTCGTCGGCGTCCACGTCGGGTACGCCGGCGGTCGCGCCGGCCGCGTACGTCGCCGGCCTTCCGGCCGCCGACCCGCCGATCCCCGGCGGTGGGGCCGGTGCGGGCGCCGGCGGTGGCGCCGGCATCCCGGGCGGAGTGAGCGGCTCGCAGAAGCCGCAGGCGCCGGTGAAACTCGGCGACATCGCGACCGTCACGCAGGCCGACTCGCCGGCCACCAGCCTGACGCGTACGAACGGCAAGCCGAGCCTTGGCATCTCGGTCACCGCGACCGCGACCGGCAACGCGGTGGCGATCTCCAACGCGATCCGGGACAAGACCAAGGACCTGGAAGGCCAGGCTGGCGGCGACCTGACCGTCGTCTTCGACCAGGCGCCGTTCGTCCAGCAGTCGATCGACGACCTCGGCACGGAAGGCCTGCTCGGCCTCGCCTTCGCGGTGCTGGTCATCCTGGTGTTCCTGCTGTCGATCCGCTCGACGCTGGTCACCGCGGTGTCCATCCCGCTGTCGGTGATGATCGCGCTGATCGCGCTGTGGGCCGGCGGCTATTCGCTCAACCTGCTGACCCTCGGCGCGCTGACCATCGCGGTCGGCCGCGTGGTGGACGACTCGATTGTCGTACTGGAAAACATAAAACGACATCTGTCCTACGGCGAGGAGCGACAACACGCCGTGCTGACCGGTGTCAAGGAGGTCGCCGGCGCGGTCACCGCCTCCACGCTCACCACGGTCGCGGTGTTCCTGCCGATCGCGTTCGTCGGTGGCCTGGTCGGCCAACTGTTCGCGCCGTTCGGTGTCACCGTGACGGTCGCGCTGCTCGCCTCGCTGCTGGTGTCGCTGACGGTCGTGCCGGTGCTGGCGTACTGGTTCCTGCGGCCGCCGAAGGGCACCGCCGCGGACGTGGCGGCCGCGCGTGAGAAGGCCGAGGCCAAGGAGCGCCGCGGCATCCTGCAACGCGCGTACGTCCCCGTACTCGGCTGGACCCTGCGGCACCGGTTCATCACGCTGTTCGTCGCGGTACTGCTCTTCTTCGGCACCCTGGCCATGTATCCGTTCCTGAAGACCAACTTCCTGGACGGCGGCCAGCAGAACACCATGTCGATCAGCCAGGCCATGCCGGTCGGCACCAGCCTGGCCAGCACCGACGCCGCCGCCCAGAAGGTCGAGCAGGTGCTGCACGACACGAAGGGCGTCAAGTCCTACCAGGTGACCATCGGCGGTGGTGGCGGCGGCCGCAACCCCTTCGCCGGGGGTGGTGGCGGCACCAACGCGTCGTACAACATCACGACCGACCCGGACGGCAACCAGGAGGCCATCCAGAACAGCATCCGTACGGCCGTCGGCAAGCTCAGCGGCGCCGGCAAGATCACCATCAACGGCGCCAGCTCGTCCGGCACGTCCAACCAGCTGTCGGTGGACGTGAGCGCGGCCGACGACAACGTGCTGCGGCAGGCCACCACGCAGGTCCAGCAGGCGGTGGCCGGCCTGTCCGGCGTCACCGACGTGACCAGCACGCTGGCACCGACCTCGCCGCAGGTCGACGTGGCCGTCAACCGCGAGAAGGCGGCCAGCCGCGGCCTCACCGACAGCGCGGTCGCGCAGGCGGTCAGTGCCGCCTTCGACGGCACGACGGTGACCAAGTTCGTCGTCAACGACAACGAACAGAACGTGATCGTGCGTACGGTGGCCCGGCCGCAGGACATCGAGCAGCTCCGCAACCTGGTGCTGACCACGCAGTACGGCGACATCAAGCTGCGCGAGGTGGCCGACGTGCAGGTCGCCAACGGGCCGGAGTCGATCACCCGCACCGACTCCTCGCGCACGGCGTCGGTGACCGGCAACGTCAGCGGCGACGACCTGGGGCGCATCAACGTACAGCTGCGGCAGAAGCTGACCGCGCTGAAGCTGCCGGCCGGCGCCACGTACTCGATCGGCGGGGTGAGCCAGCAGCAGGCGGAGGCCTTCGGCAACCTCGGATTGGCGCTGGTCGCGGCCATCGTGCTGGTCTTCCTGGTCATGCTCACCACCTTCCGCAGCCTGATCCAGCCGCTGATCCTGCTGGTGTCGATCCCGTTCGCGGCCACCGGCGCGCTCGGCCTGCTGCTGATCACCGGCATTCCGCTGGGTCTGCCGGCACTGATCGGACTGCTGATGCTGATCGGCATCGTGGTCACCAACGCGATCGTGTTGATCGACCTGATCAACAAATACCGAGCGGACGGCCTGGAGATCCGGGACGCCATCATCGAGGGCGGCCGGCACCGGCTGCGGCCGATCCTGATGACCGCGGTCGCGACGATCTTCGCGCTGACGCCGATGGCGGTCGGCCTGACCGGCGGCGGTGTGTTCATCTCGCAGCCGCTGGCCGTGGTGGTGATCGGTGGCCTGGTGACCTCGACGCTGCTGACGCTCGTGCTCGTACCGGTGCTCTACTCGATCGTCGAAGGCATCAAGCAACGCCGTGCGCGGCGGCGTGCCGCCAAGCATCCGGTGTCGCCGGCCGTCGGTCCGGCCGAGGGTCAGCTGGTCGGCGTGGTGGCCGGTCCTCCCGGTTGGGAGGCGGCCGACACCGTCGAACAGCCGCGACCGCCGGCCGCTCCGCCGGTGCACCCGTCCGAGATGACCGAGGCGCAGGCTCGCGCGGTCAACCAGGCACTGCATCACCACGGTGAGGAGGGTGACACTCGCGAGCTGCCACCGACGCGCTAG
- the aroF gene encoding 3-deoxy-7-phosphoheptulonate synthase: MVIVMNPDASDAELAEVVGNIEAAGGHAFVSRGVQRTIVGVVAGEEVLETLEVHGLPGVSEVVRITAPYKLVSREHHSQRSVIRVGGVPIGPGTVTLIAGPCAVETPTQTLEAAQMAVSAGASLLRGGAFKPRTSPYAFQGLGVDGLKILADVRAETGLPIVTEVMDPSDVDTVASYADMLQIGTRNMQNFGLLQAVGSVGKPVMLKRGLTATYEEWLMAAEYIAQRGNLDIVLCERGVRSFEPAIRNMLDVSAIPMIQSLSHLPIIVDPSHAAGRRDLVVPLARAGLAAGADAVMVDLHPHPESARCDGPQALTHSELPALGSAVRTLAAATDRTVAVPVPA, translated from the coding sequence ATGGTCATCGTGATGAATCCGGACGCGAGCGATGCCGAGCTCGCCGAGGTCGTCGGCAACATCGAGGCGGCCGGCGGACACGCGTTCGTGTCCCGCGGCGTGCAGCGTACGATCGTCGGCGTCGTCGCCGGCGAGGAAGTGCTGGAAACCCTTGAGGTGCACGGTCTTCCTGGGGTTTCCGAGGTCGTCCGGATCACCGCGCCGTACAAGCTGGTGAGCCGCGAACATCATTCGCAACGCTCGGTCATCCGGGTCGGCGGGGTGCCGATCGGACCGGGCACGGTGACGTTGATCGCCGGTCCGTGTGCCGTCGAGACTCCGACGCAGACCCTGGAGGCCGCTCAGATGGCGGTGTCCGCCGGCGCTTCCCTGTTGCGCGGCGGGGCTTTCAAGCCGCGCACTTCTCCGTACGCTTTCCAGGGGCTGGGCGTCGACGGCCTGAAAATCCTGGCCGACGTACGCGCCGAGACCGGTCTGCCGATCGTCACCGAGGTGATGGATCCGTCCGATGTGGACACTGTCGCGTCGTACGCGGACATGCTGCAGATCGGCACCCGCAACATGCAGAATTTCGGTCTGTTGCAGGCGGTCGGGTCGGTCGGCAAGCCGGTGATGTTGAAACGCGGCCTGACCGCCACCTACGAGGAATGGCTGATGGCGGCCGAGTACATCGCCCAGCGTGGAAATCTCGACATTGTGTTGTGTGAGCGCGGCGTACGCTCGTTCGAGCCGGCTATTCGCAACATGCTTGACGTTTCCGCCATACCGATGATCCAGTCGCTGTCGCATCTGCCGATCATCGTCGACCCGTCACACGCGGCCGGCCGGCGCGATTTGGTCGTACCGTTGGCGCGTGCCGGCCTGGCGGCGGGGGCCGATGCGGTGATGGTCGATCTGCATCCGCATCCCGAGTCGGCTCGGTGCGACGGCCCGCAGGCCCTGACGCACTCCGAGCTGCCGGCTCTGGGGTCTGCCGTGCGTACGCTCGCCGCCGCCACCGACCGCACTGTCGCGGTGCCGGTCCCGGCTTGA
- a CDS encoding helix-turn-helix transcriptional regulator, whose protein sequence is MISDHVRHLTRLGLPAAEAEIYGHLLAVGSSGVEEIAQLSGYPAETVKKAFVTLNDSGLVGRVGNDPTTAVPVRPDAALDLLVRSRETELAEARVAARGAYDAFRRTLIGDATDQIIEVIPAASVENRIAQLERGAVASVRALDSPPYYAAKHANNVELENLARGVRYRAVYAKAALLDSDFLTENVVSCVKAGEEARTLPEVPAKLLIVDDECAVVALSLPEADVGRLAILIRPSSLLSALIGLFEICWRSALPLDLREESGPYLQPSERRLLGLLAAGMGDDQAARSLGVSRRTLFRYLEGLMARTGAANRFQLALYAVRNRWI, encoded by the coding sequence GTGATTTCCGACCATGTGCGGCACCTGACCAGGCTCGGGCTGCCGGCGGCCGAGGCGGAGATCTACGGCCATCTGCTCGCCGTCGGATCGTCCGGCGTGGAAGAAATCGCTCAGCTGTCCGGATATCCGGCGGAAACCGTCAAAAAGGCGTTTGTCACGCTCAACGACAGTGGTCTGGTCGGTCGGGTCGGCAACGACCCGACCACCGCCGTACCGGTCCGTCCAGATGCCGCTCTGGATCTTCTGGTCCGCTCACGCGAAACCGAGCTCGCCGAGGCGCGGGTCGCCGCCCGCGGCGCGTACGACGCCTTCCGTCGCACCCTGATCGGCGATGCCACCGACCAGATCATCGAGGTGATTCCGGCCGCATCGGTGGAAAACCGCATCGCCCAACTGGAGCGCGGCGCGGTGGCATCCGTACGAGCATTGGATTCGCCGCCTTATTACGCGGCGAAGCATGCCAACAACGTGGAGCTGGAAAACCTCGCGCGCGGCGTACGTTATCGTGCCGTCTACGCCAAGGCCGCGTTGCTGGACTCCGACTTTCTCACCGAAAACGTCGTTTCGTGTGTGAAAGCGGGCGAGGAGGCGCGCACTTTGCCGGAAGTGCCGGCCAAACTCCTCATCGTCGACGACGAATGCGCGGTCGTGGCATTGTCCCTTCCGGAGGCGGACGTCGGCCGGCTGGCCATCCTCATCCGGCCGTCGTCGTTGCTGTCGGCTCTGATCGGCTTGTTCGAGATCTGTTGGCGATCGGCTCTGCCGCTGGACTTACGCGAGGAGTCCGGACCATATCTGCAGCCCAGCGAGCGCCGGCTGCTCGGTCTGCTCGCCGCCGGCATGGGCGACGACCAGGCGGCACGCAGCCTCGGTGTGAGCCGACGAACACTGTTTCGCTATCTGGAGGGACTGATGGCGCGTACCGGCGCCGCCAATCGCTTCCAGCTCGCCCTCTACGCCGTCCGTAACCGCTGGATCTAG